The Balaenoptera acutorostrata chromosome 2, mBalAcu1.1, whole genome shotgun sequence genomic sequence CCTTGGGGTCCAGCCCTTGCTGTGGAAAAGACTAAGGAGACCTCCCCAATATATGCAAATTGCCCCCATCCCTCTCTTTGGATGAGGGAGGGCACCGGACCCCAACCTGGGTGGAGAGGGAGGTGTGGAGAGGTCAAGCTGACCTGGCCCTATCTGACTGGGGCGGGGTTCCGGGGTGCCCCGTGCCCAGGTCTGGAACCCCGGTTCTGGCTGAGTTCTGAGCCCAGATTCCCACCCTGAGCTAGACAATCAGACCGGAAAGGAACCTCAGAGGAGacatggggcggggtggggggctgctgCAGCTTCAGCCTCAGCGTCCCCCTCCCTGCTCCGGAACTTTCTCTCTGTCCCCAGAGACAGCAGTGTTCAAGAGCAAGCAGATTTGGCTGGACAGTGGCCAGTGAGGCAGGATCCCGGGGCCCGGAGCAACCGTCCAGACCCCTGGAAGAGACAGCGCACAGGACCCCCCCACACGCACCCCTCCTCTGGCTTCTCTGACGGTACTTTGACCTCCAGCGTAGGGCTAtactatacattatatatatatatatgtgtataattttggaatttttttctcataatacaGATTATACAGTGGCTACTTTTTATTTTGGCCTGGATTCTCTCTCTGAGAccctgatttttacttttttgtgggGCGGGAGGTTCCAGAGACCCATCCTCAAATCCAGCATCCCCTGCCTCCTCCCATCTTTCCCTGTTTCTGCCACTTTGGACACTTCCTGAGGGTCTCATCTCCACACTGACACCACCTCTCCGCCATCCATGTATCCCTAAGCGTTTCAGAGTGCGTGGGGTCCGAGCTGGCCCCAGAGGCCCAcactccccccgccccggccccttCCCCGGGCAAGGCAGGGAGACAGACCCAGAGCGATCCCAGCAGGACTTGTTGCCAGCGATACCAAAACAGACTTTTCCCAAGCAGTGCCTCACATGTCTGCTGGTGTGGCTTTGGGGTTCTCCTCCCCCAGTCCCTTGGGGTCCCCTAGGCCTCAGGAAAGAGGAGGTGGGATCCAACAGGAATAAGGGctccaggagaggaaggaagtCCCACACCCCCcaagctcccaccctccctacagCCCTGCCTTCACGCCACCTGGCTAGAAGGGGACCCACTGGAAAAGGGACAGGAGCTACCTCAGCCCCCCCTCTAGTGGTGAACCCCCAAAGCCCATTCCCAAAAATGCATAGACATCCCATCCTCCCAATCTTGGGCCCCAGCCAGGCCCCCTGAAACCAAAGCCCCTTCACATCCAGGGGTCCTGGCCCCTACCCCCAACttgtcaccctcccaccccccagggccGCACATGGGGGCGGGACAAGCCGTGTCTGACGGACAGAACACGTGTCGTGGGGGGAGGGACgacagagagaggggagagggacccattttcctctctgaattttctttccttctttctctctttttttctttctaaaatttttggtggtgttgctgttaatttccttttccctctgagatgttttttgaggggttttttttccccattttgtatTTTACCGATATTACCAGGATAGTTTACTCTGCTTCTCGCTTGCTGCCGCACACACCGGATACAacacacacgcgtgcacgcacacacacacacacacacacacaccccatgctCATGAACCCATGCTGGGAGAAGGTTCGGGCCGGGCtcactgccctcctcctcctcctccccaaggTGGGGACAGGATGGGGGACAAGGGGACATCTGAGCAGACCCTGGCCCAACCTTCTCCTTGCCCGGCTCCCCTGCCCTGCGTCCTCACATCATACTCCGATCATAACCTTGTATATTATGCAGTCATTTTGGTTTCCGCCGACGCGCCTACCTAAGTACCATTTACAGAAAGTGACTCtggctgttattattttgtttgtttccctatgcaaaaaaaaaagaaaagaaaagaaaaaatgaaaaagggggGTTCCATAAAAGATtcaataaaaggcaaaaaaaagaaaaaatgtataaaaattaaacaagCTATGCTTCGACTCTTTCTAGCTGTCTTGGGTCCTCCTTTCTGTGTTCCATTCGGGCTGTTCTGCATTCTGTACCAAAGTGAAGGGAAGAGGCTGGAGGGCAGGCGGCCTCAGGAAACCAGTCCCGGGATTCTCCCAGAGTCTTTGATCAACAAATTCCACGGGCATCTATGGagtacctgctctgtgccaggcacagggaacTCCACCTCCTACCTGGCTCCAAGGACAGAGCTGGGCACACAGTTGGTGCTCCAAAAATGCACAGAAtgccttccctctttttttttttcttttccacctagcaaactcccattcattcagcaaagatTTCCTGAGTACTTGCTGGGTACCAAGTACTGGGGACACAGTggagaacaaaaaaacaccccagATGATCTGCCTTCCTGGCACTTACAGTTCCAAGTTGGGAAAATggacaataaacaataaaaataagtaaatgtcgGAGGACGTAAGTGCCAAGGAGACAAATGAAGCAGAATAAGGGATAGGAGAGTCGGCCTCACATGAGGAAGTAATGTTTAAACAGAGATTTGAATAGAGGGAGAGAAACAGTCCCCTGAAAATCTGGCAGAAgagttttccaggcagagggcacagcccatgcaaaggccctggggcagcacCATGCCTGGTGTGTTGGAGGAACAGCGAGGAGGCCCGCgtgtctggagcagagtgagcgagggggagagagggaggcgggcagggcagggaggggacgggGTAGGTCAGCCAGGGCCTTGTGGGCCACGGGGAAAACTTGGGATTTTACcccaggagggaggtgggagccccGGAGGGCAGTGAGCAGAGGTAGGACAGGACAACTTGGTGCCAATACCCTCTCCTCCAGAAAGCCCTCTCTACCTGCCTGGGCAGAGCCCCTGCTAGCCCTCCTAGCACCCCAGCACCCCAGTCTCTTCCACACCACCCCTGACCACTCAGAGCTGGCAGTATCCATGTCCAGCTCCTACCCCGAAGCCACAGGGGCTCCTCAAAGGCTGGGGTCAGGGAAGCATCATGGATGTGAGGGGCAGTCACTTCTCCTCCTTGGAGGCTGGGGTCTGAAACCTTGTCCCCCATCCTGGCCCCCATTCCAAGTCCCCCAGGGACCCCCAAGACGTGCAGTCAAAGCTCTCCGCTGCACAGGCTCCTTCCATCCTACCCACAAGCCTCCCCGGGAAGGACGTTTATATCCCCTTTCACtggcggggaaactgaggcacgaagCGAAGGCAAGACGCACGGAGAGTGACCCAGGTGCGGTGCGCTGACGCTGACGCGCAGGTGCGCAGCCCCACGCTGCTGCCCAGTAACAGGCACAGAAGACACAATCAttgtggggcaggggtggagtccgagacccccccccccccgccaagatGGACACGTACCCTTCTCATGCCCCACCCCCAATCGGGGTGGGCTCTTCTGCGCTCAGCGGCGAGGTTCTGGCGCCCCCTTGTGGGCGGACCTAGGACCTGGACCCAGAAAGCGGGTCCCGGATGGAGGGGTCAGCTGACCCGCGTCCCCACAGTCCGGCTCTCCTGGCGGAGGGGTGGAAGGGGAGCTCTAGCAGGAGCTTCTTTGCGGGGTGGGGATCTCATCTTGGGTGAGGGGCTCAGTCCGGGGGTGGGCGTTCAGCTGGGATGGAGGGTTCAGCCAGGGGCTGGAGATTCATCCTGGGGCTGCGTctcagcagggctgggggctcaaTCTGGCCTTTAATCTCAAGGAAAGCCTCAGTGTTTTTCATCATTTGGCCCCTGGGGTGAAGCAGTTTTTGGCTTTGAGGGGCTGTCCCAGCCCTGGCTCCCCACTAAACGCCATAAAAGGGTCAGGCTTGCGACAACCGAAAGAACGCCCCCCCAGACGCCCCCGACGCCCCCTAGTGGGGAAGTCCCGCCCCCTACGGAAGGGGAGGAGCCCCGATAggccctcccttctcccttcccgaCCCCCTCAACACTGCCACCCACCCGGAAGCCCCAGACCTCGAACAGAGGAGACTGGAGGGCAGAAAACTCCTGCCCTCCCAGAGCTGCCGTCGGAAAACACCCTCTGACCTTCAGGATCCCCCGAGTCTGTGGTGGGAGGCCCATTTGCCCCGCCCCATCTTCACCATTTCAGCATAACAAAAAGCCGACATTTATTAGACGCTTTTGGGGTGCTGGGTTCTGCGCTCAGGATTTCTGTAGACCGTATTTCATTCAAACCTCATGACGACTTGTGAAGAATCTATTATCCTCCCCTTTTACAGGACGGAACActtaggcacagagaggttaagttacttgcctcGGGGCTACACAGCAAAGAAGTGGGGACTCCAACTCCTCCTTCTCCATGGCGCCTCCCCACAAGGAGTGCAGGACAGGAAGAAGGggttatgctgctgcttcccccccaccccactcccactcctgcaccctcaccccaggccctgggagtcccagcctccagaacagtgccCTGAAACTCAGCACAAGGTAGAAGGAGCCTTCATCTCCCAGGAAACGGCCTTGCTCTGAGCCAGCTCAAAGTTCACGTTCAGGAGCAGCAAACCGAGgccaggagaggggctgggagacAAGTGATTCCTATGGATTCATTGAAGCAGGCCTGGAAAACTCTTGGAAGAGCTTGCACGTGGGCAAGAGGAGGACCTGGCTTCTCCAATGAAATCCAAAGGGCAATAGAAATCGGAGGTaggagaagaaatcaaaagggccAAAAGCTGCCAGCGATGCAGACTGGGTAGAGATATGAGATAGTAGGGGGTCTCGGGGAGGTGGGTTGCTCCTTGCGCCAGGGGTGTCCTCCAGGCTCAAGAAGAATCATCAGGTGGAGACCAAGCTTGGGAAGGGGTACAGGGCGACCAGGTAACACGCAGAGAGCCCTCCAAGAGGGACTTGGGGCAGGTCCTGAGTCCTCTGCACTCAAGGGCACTTTACCCTGAATCCCAGATGGAGTTATCTCACTGGCCCCAGGACCGGGTCCTTGCTGATGGGTCTGGAGGAGGCACTGGGGCATCTTTAGGTGGCTGCCTGGAGGAGATGAGTGGGAAACCTTCATGAGGAGGAGCTTGCCATTGCTTCATGGTTCGGAGGCCCCTCTCTCCTCCAGTTCCAACCCCCAGTCGCCCTCTCCATCCTTCTCCTCTTTTCTCAcagtctcctcttccttctctttattGCTGTGGAGACAAGAAGGGCCCAGGTAACCCAAGTTAATACGGACTGACAGTGTTCCGGGCTTCTTACAATGCTCACAGAACCTCTGAGTCCTGCAGCCACCCTTGTTGTTCCCATGGTACAGAAGGGGACGACGAGGCTCAGGCAGCTTAGTACACAGGCCCCGTCTGAACATGAAGGAAGTGCTTGAGCCCAtagttgagctgcatgagccaaAACCGATAAGGGGTTTCAAAACCGTGGGTGAGTGGACAGGCAGAGAGAAGGGGGATGGACCgacggatgggtggatgggtggtgGGAAGGtgggtggttggatggatggacagatggaggattggaggctggagggagggaaggagagagaaacggagggagacagggagggagggctgatgcatggatggatgatggacggcttgagggaagaagggaaggacaggtggatggataaatggatggggTTCGCGTGGGGGTGATAAAGGCTTTacagacccctccccccaaaaagacTTTACAGACCCTAACTGAAACACATATTAGGGATGGGCTTCTCTGTGAGGAAGCCACCCTCATTTTGCAGGTCGGTAGTCAGGAGAGAAGAGAGTGAGGTTATGTGAGGCCCCCATGGATTCTGAATCAAAGAATTACCCCCTGGTCCTGCCCGGCCTCCTTGGAGGATGTTCGGAGAAGGgaggggctcagagaggggaggggctcAGAGGGGGCTCGACACGGGGAGGGGCTTAGGGGGCGGgactcagagaggggaggggcttAGAGAGGAGAGATTTAGAAATTTCGGGAGGGAGGGGCTCAGAAAGATGAGGACCCACCTGTCCCAGGGCTCGCTGCACCAGATAGCGTAGACCAAGGTGAGGACAAAGATGAGGAACAGGAAGGCCAGCGCAGCCCCCAGCCCTACCAGCCACGGCTTCCGCTGGGCCACTGCGGGCGGGAGCAAGGCGGGGTCAGCAGCCTGGCCGCCAGGTTGGGACTCTTCCCCACCCCGCTCCCACTCCCTCCCAAGGCCTTACAGGGTTGGGCCTTAACCAGCCGCGGGACCAGAGCTGCCAGAAGGGAGAACTGGCCGGGGGTCGTCCAGAATCTATCCATCCTGCTCCGTCTGTCCTCGCCCCTGTTCAGGTTCTGGGGTTGCCGCCCCAGCCAGAGGGGGAAGTGGCCTGCGCAGGGCACCCCAGAGCAGGATGTGGCCGGTGCCGCAGGAAGTCGGAGGTGGGGCCCCCTCACTGGGTTCCGGGCACCATGGGGAGGGGCTCAGGGTCCCAAGCGTCCCAGCCCCCGTCTCCCTGAGGCCCATCCTAACCCTGTCACTCCCCACGGCCAGGGACATGGGAGGGGAGGCTCAGGAAAGATGGGGAACTCATTTCCTgagcgcctactatgtgccaggtcttGCAATGGCTCTTGAGCCCCGGCACCTCCTTCAAGCCTCACACTCTGGTGGTCAGAACTCTTGTCCTCACGTTTCAGAAGAGGAGCCAActcgaggctcagagaggtcaggccACTTCCCCTTGGCCACACAGCATCCCAAAAGAACATAGTTCTCCCAGCTAGAAACACCCCCCTACCCCAACCCTCTCCCATCCTGGGACATGAACCTCCAAATTTGACCTTAGCCAGAGCCTGCACATGCCCCGTCCTTTGGGCAGCCTGGGCTTCCATCCCAACTCTGCCAGCAACAGCCAGGGAGAGCTGGGCCAGTGGCTTCCTTCTTTCTAAGTCTCAGTATTTTCAGCCGGAAAATGAGACTAATTGCAAACTGACCGAGACTGAGACCATAACGATGCTAGGCGTTCAGTGGGAGCACCTGTTAGGgagattattacatttttttatttatggtttttctgccccctggtggacGATCCTGGGATATTCTCAGACAGAAGCTCCCCGCCTTCTGGACTGGATCCTACCAACCCCGGCTACCTGCTCCACAAGGGAGCCCTAAATGCCAGCCTTTATCAAAGTTCTCATTAGGAAATGGTTAACATCCAGGGCAAGGTCCAGGGCCCGGAGAAAGTGAGGAGAGGGGGGAGGTtggaaacagggaggagagagTCCCTGTCCCTTTCCAAGATCACTCACGTGGGGGCACCGCACCCTCCAAGACCCAGTTCCCAGAAATGGAGTCACGTGACCCAAAACCCTGGGTTGATTGGGGGAGCAAGGCTTTCCTAGGAGACGGCCCTCGGGGCTCAGGACAGCAGAATCGAGATTGCAGGGGGGAGCGCTTAATCTGCCCAGGGTATCTGGGCACCGTGGAGTTTGGTTTCCCACCCTTGCCTGGGCGTTACCCCCAACCCCAAAAGCTGTCTCCTCAAGGGGAAACTAAGTCCCGCGGGATGACAGTAGCCCTTCTGAAGGGCTCTTCCCCAAGAGGCAGTCCCTGGCCGATACTGGTCCTGAAgctgagtgggagggaggaggctcTGGCAGATAGATATCAGGCAAAGAAATCAGGCAATGGGTAGAAGCAGGAGGGGCCATGAAATTGCAGGGATTAGGGTTTTCTCAGTAACCAGGAATGCTCTCCAAATGCAAGTGGTACAAATCATAACACATATAGACCACATAACGCACAAAGATCCCTCCTTGAGGTGGGAGGGGTGGTCCCAAGCCTCTTCATTCAGGACGCTGTACTCTCAACCCCAGATGGAGTCACTGCAGTGGCTTCAGGTTCAGGTCATTGCTTCTAGGGTGTGGAAGGGGCACCTCTGGGGGGCTGCCTGGAGGCAGCGGCTGAGGAGTCTTCACATGGCCATGTTCTTGACTATCTCCTGGTCTCTGcgctcctctttctcctccagctccagccccaagtttctctctccttccttctcggcctttttctccttctctttcttccccttcttgtCTTCTTTACTGTAGGGACACAAAGGCCCCAGACCACAATAAGAAACAGAGTCACTCCCATTTAACGAACAATTACCTGTGCCAGGTCCTATGATGAGCGCTTTACAAAAAGAATCTTTGCTGAATCTCCAAAACAGCCCTAACAAGGCAGccttgttatttccatttcaca encodes the following:
- the LOC103003195 gene encoding small integral membrane protein 24-like, with product MDRFWTTPGQFSLLAALVPRLVKAQPLAQRKPWLVGLGAALAFLFLIFVLTLVYAIWCSEPWDSNKEKEEETVRKEEKDGEGDWGLELEERGASEP